In Flavobacterium cerinum, one genomic interval encodes:
- a CDS encoding FAD-binding oxidoreductase, giving the protein MNPEIIQKLQDISGVSYVFTDEETRKNYGHDETEDLVFPPHVVVKPASTAEISAIVILANEYKIPVVPIGGRTGLSGGALSIHGGIALSTERLNRILEIDDKNLQVITEPAVITQLLQDTVLEKGLFYPVDPSSRGSCFIGGNVAENAGGARAVKYGVTKDYVLNLEVVLPTGEIIWTGANTLKNSTGYNMTQLMVGSEGTLGIITKIVLKLLPKNNHNVLMLVPFYKSGEACEAVSAIFRAGIVPSALEFMERDAIDWTLRFIDGINVPVKESIQAHLLIEVDGNYPDILFAEAEKIMQVLEAFEIDEILFADTDDQKNALWKMRRGVAEAVKANSVYKEEDTVVPRYELPRLLEGIKIIGAKYGFKSVCYGHAGDGNLHVNIIKGDMTDANWKTEVPKGIREIFELTVALKGTLSGEHGIGYVQKNYMDIAFSDKQLQLMKSIKMLFDPNNILNPGKIFPDTL; this is encoded by the coding sequence ATGAATCCGGAAATTATACAGAAGCTTCAGGATATATCAGGTGTTTCTTATGTGTTTACTGACGAAGAGACCCGTAAAAATTATGGACATGATGAAACGGAAGACCTGGTTTTTCCGCCGCATGTTGTAGTAAAGCCGGCTTCGACTGCCGAAATTTCAGCCATTGTTATTTTGGCTAACGAATATAAAATTCCTGTAGTTCCTATTGGCGGACGAACAGGTTTAAGTGGCGGTGCATTGAGTATTCACGGAGGTATTGCCCTTTCGACCGAACGCTTGAACCGGATTTTGGAAATCGATGATAAAAACCTACAGGTAATAACAGAACCGGCTGTAATCACACAGCTATTACAGGATACGGTTTTGGAAAAAGGACTTTTTTATCCGGTAGATCCGAGTAGTAGAGGAAGTTGCTTTATTGGTGGAAATGTGGCTGAAAATGCAGGTGGTGCCAGAGCGGTAAAGTATGGAGTTACCAAAGATTATGTGTTAAACCTGGAAGTGGTTTTGCCAACGGGTGAGATTATCTGGACCGGAGCCAATACGCTTAAAAATTCCACAGGGTATAATATGACACAATTGATGGTGGGAAGTGAAGGAACACTTGGAATCATCACAAAAATTGTACTGAAATTATTGCCGAAAAATAATCATAACGTATTGATGTTGGTTCCGTTTTATAAATCGGGAGAAGCATGCGAAGCGGTTTCGGCTATCTTTAGAGCCGGTATTGTTCCGAGTGCTCTGGAGTTTATGGAACGTGATGCAATTGACTGGACGCTGCGTTTTATCGATGGCATTAATGTTCCGGTAAAAGAAAGCATTCAGGCGCATTTATTGATTGAGGTCGACGGAAATTACCCGGATATATTATTTGCAGAAGCTGAAAAGATCATGCAGGTTTTGGAGGCATTTGAGATTGATGAAATTCTTTTTGCCGATACGGATGATCAGAAAAATGCATTGTGGAAAATGAGAAGGGGCGTGGCGGAAGCCGTAAAAGCCAATTCGGTTTATAAAGAAGAAGATACGGTAGTGCCGCGTTATGAATTACCCCGATTATTAGAGGGAATTAAAATCATAGGAGCCAAATACGGATTCAAATCGGTTTGTTATGGACATGCCGGCGATGGCAATCTGCACGTCAATATTATTAAAGGTGATATGACCGATGCAAATTGGAAAACGGAAGTGCCGAAGGGAATTCGGGAAATTTTTGAATTGACTGTCGCTTTAAAAGGAACATTGTCCGGTGAGCATGGAATCGGTTATGTTCAGAAAAACTATATGGATATTGCTTTTAGCGATAAACAGCTACAACTGATGAAAAGTATTAAAATGCTATTTGATCCGAATAACATCTTAAATCCCGGGAAAATATTTCCGGATACATTATAA
- a CDS encoding cob(I)yrinic acid a,c-diamide adenosyltransferase: MKVYTKTGDKGTTALFGGTRVPKHHIRIESYGTVDELNSHIGLIRDQDINPLYKNVLIEVQDRLFTLGAILATPPEKEVLKNGQQRLNINRISPEDITFLENEIDQMDTALPPMTHFVLPGGHTTVSYCHIARCVCRRAERLATHLHELEPIDTLVLTYLNRLSDYLFVLARKLSFDLQADEVKWIPRKS, from the coding sequence ATGAAAGTTTATACCAAAACCGGCGACAAGGGAACTACTGCACTTTTTGGCGGTACCCGGGTTCCCAAACACCATATCCGTATTGAAAGTTACGGAACCGTAGATGAATTGAATTCTCATATCGGATTAATTCGTGATCAGGATATCAACCCGCTTTATAAAAATGTTTTAATCGAAGTACAGGATCGTCTTTTTACTTTAGGTGCGATTCTGGCGACTCCACCGGAAAAAGAAGTTTTGAAAAACGGTCAGCAACGATTAAATATCAATCGTATTTCCCCGGAAGATATTACATTTCTTGAAAATGAAATCGATCAGATGGATACTGCATTGCCGCCAATGACACATTTTGTGTTACCCGGCGGTCACACCACTGTGTCATATTGTCATATTGCACGTTGTGTTTGTCGCCGTGCCGAGCGTTTAGCGACACATTTACATGAACTGGAACCCATCGACACCCTTGTTTTAACCTATTTGAACCGACTTTCTGACTACCTCTTCGTATTGGCACGAAAGTTGTCATTTGACCTTCAGGCCGATGAAGTAAAGTGGATCCCGCGAAAATCATAA
- a CDS encoding DUF2795 domain-containing protein, with protein sequence MYWTLELASYLSDAPWPATKDELIDYAIRTGAPLEVVENLQSIEDEGEIYESMEEIWPDYPTDEDYLWNEDEY encoded by the coding sequence ATGTATTGGACATTAGAATTAGCATCCTATTTAAGTGATGCGCCGTGGCCAGCCACAAAGGACGAACTTATCGACTACGCTATTAGAACCGGTGCCCCATTAGAAGTGGTGGAAAACCTGCAATCTATAGAAGACGAAGGGGAAATCTATGAATCAATGGAAGAGATTTGGCCAGATTATCCAACCGACGAAGATTATCTTTGGAACGAGGATGAATACTAA
- a CDS encoding O-methyltransferase, protein MYPQIKAYLNFLWHSKNEHGVHSPFVFSLVTKCFYDKKSKPEYAILNRFRTTLLQNKNQISVTDFGAGSRVFKSNTRQIAQIARNAGISKKRARLLFRIVRYFQPDTILEIGTSLGLATSAMAAGNPKANITTIEGCPETARIARENFTAFGHTNITPVISEFQSYLDSVANENKKYDLIYFDGNHQKEATLHYFNSLLPTITNDSVWIFDDIHWSPEMDQAWQIIQQHPKVTVTIDTFQWGFVFFRSEQEKEHFTIRV, encoded by the coding sequence ATGTATCCGCAAATAAAAGCCTATCTGAACTTTTTATGGCACTCCAAAAACGAACACGGAGTGCATTCCCCTTTTGTATTTAGTCTGGTGACCAAATGTTTTTATGATAAAAAAAGTAAACCGGAATATGCAATATTAAATCGTTTCAGAACGACACTTTTACAAAATAAAAATCAGATTTCGGTAACCGATTTCGGAGCCGGATCAAGAGTTTTTAAATCCAATACCCGACAAATTGCACAAATCGCCCGTAATGCGGGAATTTCAAAAAAAAGAGCCCGACTTCTTTTCCGAATTGTCCGTTATTTCCAACCGGACACTATTTTAGAAATCGGTACATCACTTGGATTAGCCACATCAGCAATGGCAGCCGGTAATCCGAAAGCCAACATAACAACTATAGAAGGTTGTCCGGAAACAGCCCGAATCGCCCGGGAAAACTTTACTGCTTTCGGTCATACGAATATCACACCGGTCATATCTGAATTTCAGTCGTATCTCGATTCGGTTGCTAATGAAAATAAAAAATACGACCTGATTTACTTTGACGGAAATCATCAGAAAGAAGCCACTCTTCATTATTTTAACTCCCTACTCCCTACTATTACAAATGATAGCGTTTGGATTTTCGACGACATACATTGGTCACCAGAAATGGATCAGGCCTGGCAAATCATTCAACAACATCCGAAAGTAACCGTTACAATCGACACCTTCCAATGGGGCTTTGTTTTTTTCCGCAGCGAACAGGAAAAAGAACATTTTACGATACGCGTTTGA
- the secA gene encoding preprotein translocase subunit SecA, whose translation MSFINSILKAFVGDKSQKDVKAIQPIINKIRSYEGPLSALSNDELRGKTVYFKDIIKKARAEKDAKIEALKLEVEQTEDIDKREDLYASIDAIEKEAYDITEKTLLDILPEAFAVVKETARRFKENTHITVTATPKDRELSASKPYIVIEGDNSVWANSWNAAGKEITWDMIHYDVQLIGGVVLHQGKIAEMQTGEGKTLVATLPMYLNSLTGNGVHLVTVNDYLAKRDSSWKAPLFEFHGLTVDCIDNHQPNTEGRRKAYEADITYGTNNEFGFDYLRDNMAHSPAELVQRKHNYAIVDEVDSVLIDDARTPLIISGPVPQGDRHEFNELKPKVENLYGLQRQLANGFLTEAKRLLKEGNTKDGGFQLLRAHRALPKNKALIKFLSEEGVKQILQKTENHYMADNNREMPKVDEALYFVIEEKNNQVELTDNGIKFLSKDTDDSFFILPDIGTEIAAIERLKLSKEEEAEAKERLFQDFGVKSERIHTLTQLLKAYTLFEKDTEYVIMDNKILIVDEQTGRIMDGRRYSDGLHQAIEAKENVKIEAATQTFATITLQNYFRMYSKLSGMTGTAVTEAGEFWEIYKLDVVEIPTNRGIARKDKEDLIYRTVREKFNAVIEDVVTLSQSGRPVLIGTTSVEISELLSRMLKMRGVNHNVLNAKLHKQEAQIVAEAGNPGVVTIATNMAGRGTDIKLTDEVKAAGGLAIIGTERHDSRRVDRQLRGRAGRQGDPGSSQFYVSLEDNLMRLFGSERVAKIMDRMGLKEGEVIQHSMMTKSIERAQKKVEENNFGVRKRLLEYDDVMNAQREVVYKRRKHALHGERLKVDLANMMYDVCELVVETNKQSGDYKNFEFELIRYFATTSPISESDFARLSDREIVGKLYKAVLQQYTEKSERSAKEAFPVIKNVFENNNGQFERIVVPFTDGIKSLNVFTDLQKAYETEGKSLLTDFEKNITLAIVDEAWKKHLRKMDELKQSVQLAVHEQKDPLLIYKFEAFNLFKNMLDHVNTDVISFLFKGDLPSQNPDNIQEAEEIAIPQEEYTISKEEVLNSEEIAERNHQAAMQQSQQQPVTETIVRDAPKINRNDNVTIKHVMSGKSETMKFKKAEALLASGEWVLVNE comes from the coding sequence ATGAGTTTCATAAACAGCATATTAAAAGCTTTTGTTGGAGATAAATCTCAAAAAGACGTAAAAGCAATCCAGCCCATTATCAATAAAATAAGGTCATATGAAGGTCCTTTATCGGCATTATCAAATGACGAATTACGTGGGAAGACGGTCTATTTTAAAGACATAATCAAAAAAGCACGCGCTGAAAAAGACGCGAAAATTGAAGCTTTAAAACTAGAAGTTGAACAAACGGAAGATATTGATAAAAGAGAAGATCTATATGCTTCAATCGATGCTATAGAAAAAGAAGCTTACGACATTACTGAGAAAACCTTATTGGATATCCTCCCGGAAGCCTTTGCTGTTGTAAAAGAAACAGCGCGTCGTTTCAAAGAGAATACACACATTACTGTTACAGCAACTCCAAAAGACCGCGAATTATCGGCTTCTAAACCGTATATCGTAATTGAAGGTGACAATTCCGTTTGGGCTAATTCATGGAATGCTGCCGGAAAAGAAATTACCTGGGATATGATCCACTATGACGTACAGTTAATTGGTGGTGTGGTATTACACCAAGGTAAAATTGCCGAAATGCAAACGGGTGAAGGTAAAACGTTAGTAGCTACTTTACCTATGTACCTGAATTCCTTAACCGGAAACGGAGTGCATTTGGTAACCGTGAATGACTACCTTGCAAAACGGGATAGCTCGTGGAAAGCGCCTTTATTTGAATTCCACGGATTAACTGTAGACTGTATCGATAACCACCAACCGAATACGGAAGGTCGTAGAAAAGCATACGAAGCAGACATTACTTACGGAACTAACAACGAATTCGGTTTTGACTACCTAAGAGATAATATGGCGCATTCGCCGGCAGAATTGGTACAACGCAAACACAATTATGCGATTGTCGATGAGGTGGATTCCGTATTAATCGATGACGCCCGTACGCCATTGATTATTTCAGGTCCGGTTCCACAAGGTGACCGACATGAATTCAACGAATTAAAACCAAAAGTTGAAAACCTATATGGCCTTCAAAGACAATTAGCGAACGGATTTTTAACCGAAGCGAAACGTCTTTTAAAAGAAGGTAACACAAAAGACGGTGGATTCCAGTTATTAAGAGCACACCGTGCCCTACCGAAAAATAAAGCATTGATCAAATTCCTGAGTGAAGAAGGTGTAAAACAAATTCTTCAGAAAACAGAGAACCACTATATGGCAGATAACAACCGTGAGATGCCTAAAGTGGACGAAGCTTTATATTTCGTTATTGAAGAGAAAAACAATCAGGTGGAATTAACCGATAACGGTATCAAATTCCTTTCTAAAGATACAGACGATTCTTTCTTTATCTTACCGGATATCGGAACTGAGATTGCCGCTATTGAAAGATTGAAACTTTCGAAAGAAGAAGAAGCGGAAGCAAAAGAGCGTTTATTCCAGGACTTCGGTGTAAAAAGCGAAAGAATCCACACGTTAACTCAGCTTTTAAAAGCATATACTCTATTTGAAAAAGATACGGAATACGTTATCATGGATAACAAAATCCTTATCGTTGACGAGCAAACCGGACGTATCATGGACGGACGTCGTTATTCTGACGGATTACACCAGGCAATTGAAGCGAAGGAAAACGTAAAAATCGAAGCAGCTACACAAACGTTTGCAACGATTACACTTCAGAACTACTTCAGAATGTACAGCAAACTATCGGGTATGACCGGTACTGCGGTTACAGAAGCCGGTGAGTTCTGGGAAATTTACAAATTGGATGTTGTGGAAATTCCAACCAACAGAGGAATTGCCCGTAAAGATAAAGAAGACTTAATCTACAGAACGGTACGTGAGAAATTCAACGCTGTTATCGAAGATGTAGTAACACTTTCGCAATCCGGAAGACCGGTATTGATCGGTACAACTTCGGTAGAGATTTCCGAGTTATTAAGCCGAATGCTGAAAATGCGCGGTGTGAATCACAACGTATTAAATGCGAAATTACACAAACAAGAGGCACAAATTGTTGCAGAAGCCGGTAATCCGGGCGTGGTAACGATTGCTACCAATATGGCCGGTCGTGGTACCGATATTAAGCTAACCGACGAGGTAAAAGCTGCCGGAGGTTTAGCGATCATCGGAACCGAGCGTCACGATTCCCGTCGTGTTGACCGTCAGTTAAGAGGTCGTGCCGGACGTCAGGGAGATCCGGGAAGTTCTCAATTCTACGTTTCATTGGAAGATAACTTAATGCGTTTGTTCGGATCAGAACGAGTAGCTAAGATTATGGACCGAATGGGACTAAAAGAAGGAGAAGTTATCCAGCACTCTATGATGACCAAGTCTATCGAAAGAGCGCAGAAAAAAGTAGAAGAAAACAACTTTGGTGTTCGTAAACGTTTATTAGAATATGATGACGTAATGAACGCACAACGTGAAGTGGTTTACAAACGTAGAAAACACGCTTTACACGGAGAACGTCTGAAAGTGGATTTAGCTAACATGATGTATGATGTTTGCGAATTAGTAGTAGAAACCAACAAACAATCCGGAGACTATAAAAACTTTGAATTCGAATTGATTCGTTATTTTGCGACTACTTCTCCGATTTCAGAAAGTGATTTTGCTCGTCTATCCGATCGTGAAATCGTTGGTAAATTATACAAAGCTGTATTACAACAATACACTGAAAAATCCGAAAGAAGTGCAAAAGAAGCATTCCCTGTAATCAAGAATGTATTCGAAAACAATAACGGACAATTTGAGCGTATCGTAGTTCCGTTTACAGATGGAATCAAATCGTTAAATGTTTTCACTGATTTACAAAAAGCTTACGAAACTGAAGGTAAATCATTATTAACGGATTTCGAGAAAAACATCACATTGGCTATTGTGGATGAAGCGTGGAAAAAACATTTACGCAAAATGGACGAATTAAAACAGTCTGTTCAGTTAGCCGTTCACGAACAAAAAGATCCGCTACTTATCTACAAATTTGAAGCTTTCAACTTGTTTAAAAACATGTTAGACCATGTCAATACAGATGTAATTTCATTCTTATTCAAAGGGGATCTTCCGTCTCAAAACCCGGATAACATTCAGGAAGCAGAAGAAATTGCAATACCACAGGAAGAATACACTATTTCAAAAGAAGAAGTATTAAACTCCGAAGAAATTGCAGAAAGAAATCATCAGGCAGCCATGCAACAATCGCAACAGCAACCGGTAACGGAAACGATTGTACGTGATGCTCCGAAAATTAACCGTAATGATAACGTGACTATTAAACATGTAATGTCCGGAAAATCAGAAACGATGAAATTTAAAAAAGCGGAAGCATTATTAGCTTCAGGCGAATGGGTTCTGGTTAACGAATAA
- a CDS encoding metallophosphoesterase family protein gives MTARTIAIGDIHGGLKGLEQVISKTEATQNDTFIFLGDLVDGWSDSAATVSYLITLDQQYNCIFIKGNHDYWCEQWLKTGIANPTWLQHGGQSTYDSYKDLHESVKQQHLTFFEKMQNYYIDSENRLFIHAGFTSMHGPEKEFYTSNYNWDRTLWEMALTMNYRIADNMKIYPKRLLLFKEIFIGHTPTLLYDVTEPMQGCNVWNIDTGAAFTGKLTAMNIDTKEFWQSDTLTSLYPNEKGRNK, from the coding sequence ATGACCGCAAGAACAATAGCAATTGGCGATATTCATGGCGGATTAAAAGGACTGGAGCAAGTGATTTCAAAAACGGAAGCTACTCAAAATGACACCTTTATTTTTTTAGGTGATCTGGTAGACGGATGGAGTGATTCCGCAGCAACTGTCAGTTATCTGATAACCTTAGACCAACAGTATAACTGTATTTTCATAAAAGGCAATCACGATTACTGGTGCGAACAATGGCTAAAAACCGGAATTGCTAACCCTACATGGTTACAACACGGCGGCCAATCCACTTACGACAGTTACAAAGATTTGCATGAATCCGTAAAACAACAGCATCTTACTTTTTTCGAAAAAATGCAAAACTATTATATTGACAGTGAAAATCGCTTGTTTATACACGCAGGTTTTACATCAATGCACGGTCCGGAAAAGGAATTTTACACGTCCAATTACAATTGGGACAGAACGCTTTGGGAAATGGCCTTAACCATGAATTATCGCATTGCAGATAATATGAAAATATATCCGAAACGCTTATTATTGTTTAAGGAAATATTTATAGGGCATACACCTACTCTATTATACGATGTCACAGAACCAATGCAAGGTTGTAACGTCTGGAATATTGATACGGGTGCTGCTTTTACCGGCAAACTTACCGCAATGAATATCGATACCAAAGAATTCTGGCAAAGTGACACCCTAACCAGTCTATACCCGAATGAAAAAGGAAGAAACAAATAA
- a CDS encoding cation:proton antiporter: MELYYSFSILLVLASFFAYLNLRFLKLPSTIGVMVIAMITSIILVVFGHIFPDTLTKFSKLIAEFDFTEVLMGAMLNFLLFAGAIHINMLDLKEQRWPIIVFSTLSVILSTFIVGGLLYYILPILSIEIPFIYCLLFGALISPTDPIAVLGILKNANVPKSLETKVAGESLFNDGVAVVVFAVILQLAQGSNIDLSFSHISWLIIKEALGGFLLGMLLGVTASKAMRKIDDYKVSVLITLSVVMGGYLIAHAMHISGPLTMVAAGLIIGNYGKKTAMSPITKDYLNKFWELIDEIMNAILFLFIGFELLLIPNILGYWQIGFICILLVLFSRFLSIWIPTLVIPFKDKFSRGTIKMLVWGGLRGGVSIALALSIEEGPHKQMILAITYFVVVFSIVVQGLSIGKLANRVLPKEA; this comes from the coding sequence ATGGAGTTATACTATTCTTTTTCAATTTTACTCGTTTTAGCCTCATTTTTTGCCTATTTAAATCTTCGTTTTCTAAAACTCCCTTCCACGATCGGAGTTATGGTTATCGCTATGATAACCTCTATTATTCTGGTTGTTTTCGGACATATTTTTCCGGATACTTTAACCAAATTTTCCAAACTTATTGCCGAATTTGACTTTACGGAAGTCCTGATGGGCGCCATGTTAAACTTCTTGCTTTTTGCAGGAGCGATCCATATTAACATGCTGGATCTCAAAGAACAACGATGGCCCATTATTGTATTCTCTACGTTAAGTGTTATCTTATCTACATTTATTGTTGGCGGATTACTTTACTATATATTACCGATTTTGTCAATCGAAATACCATTTATATACTGTCTTTTATTCGGAGCTCTTATCTCACCAACCGATCCTATCGCTGTATTGGGTATTCTTAAAAATGCCAATGTTCCCAAGTCACTTGAAACCAAAGTAGCCGGAGAATCGCTATTTAATGACGGTGTTGCCGTAGTGGTTTTTGCTGTAATTCTGCAATTGGCACAAGGAAGTAATATTGATTTATCCTTTAGTCACATCTCATGGTTGATTATTAAAGAAGCACTTGGCGGCTTTTTATTAGGTATGCTATTAGGTGTTACCGCTTCAAAAGCGATGCGTAAAATTGACGATTATAAAGTTTCCGTTTTAATTACATTATCGGTTGTAATGGGTGGTTATCTGATTGCACATGCGATGCATATTTCCGGGCCGCTAACGATGGTTGCTGCCGGTTTGATCATAGGGAATTACGGTAAAAAGACGGCTATGTCGCCTATCACCAAAGATTATCTGAATAAATTCTGGGAACTGATCGACGAAATAATGAATGCTATCCTGTTCCTTTTTATCGGATTTGAATTGCTATTAATTCCGAATATATTAGGTTACTGGCAAATCGGATTTATCTGTATTCTTTTAGTATTATTTTCCCGTTTCTTATCAATCTGGATACCGACATTGGTTATTCCGTTTAAGGATAAATTTAGTCGCGGCACCATTAAGATGTTGGTTTGGGGTGGTTTACGAGGTGGTGTTTCCATCGCATTGGCCTTATCAATTGAAGAAGGCCCGCACAAACAAATGATCCTGGCGATTACTTATTTTGTGGTGGTATTCTCGATCGTAGTACAAGGATTAAGTATCGGTAAGCTGGCCAACCGGGTTTTACCGAAAGAAGCCTAA
- a CDS encoding nicotinate phosphoribosyltransferase: MNPLLLTDGYKVDHRRQYPDHTSLVYSNWTPRKSRIEGVNEVVFFGLQYFIKKYIIESFEKDFFQQPKATVVQKYARRINNYLGENQVGTQHIEALHDLGYIPMVFKALPEGSSVPIRIPMFTMYNTKPEFFWLTNYFETLLSAVIWMPCTSATIAQQYRKVLDRYAAATSTVPEFVNWQAHDFSMRGMAGIEAATISGAGHLLSFTGTDTIPAIEFLEQYYNADSDTELIGGSVAATEHSVMCMGTNEGEFDTFKRLTTEIYPKGIVSIVSDTWDLWKVLTEYLPKLKDSITSREGKVVIRPDSGDPIAIICGNKNGKTTEEQKGVIEILWDIFGGTVNDKGYKELIPQIGAIYGDSITVERATTICEQLKQKGFASTNIVLGIGSYTYQYNTRDTFGFAMKATYGEVNGNGRAIYKDPVTDDGTKKSAKGLIQIFKDANGVYQLKDNCTWEEEALGELREVFRDGKLLINDNLQEIRNRIA; this comes from the coding sequence ATGAATCCATTATTATTAACCGACGGCTATAAAGTAGATCACAGACGCCAATATCCGGATCATACAAGTCTGGTATATTCCAACTGGACTCCAAGAAAAAGCAGAATAGAAGGTGTAAATGAAGTTGTCTTCTTTGGTTTGCAATATTTTATAAAAAAATACATCATTGAAAGTTTTGAAAAGGATTTTTTTCAGCAACCCAAAGCAACGGTAGTACAAAAATATGCCCGACGAATCAATAATTACCTCGGCGAAAATCAGGTAGGCACGCAGCATATTGAGGCGCTTCACGATTTAGGTTATATCCCTATGGTATTTAAAGCCCTACCGGAAGGAAGTTCGGTTCCGATTCGTATTCCGATGTTTACCATGTACAATACCAAACCGGAATTTTTCTGGTTAACCAATTATTTTGAGACCTTATTATCTGCTGTAATCTGGATGCCTTGTACATCGGCTACAATAGCACAACAATACCGAAAAGTTTTAGATCGCTATGCAGCTGCAACATCAACTGTTCCGGAATTTGTGAATTGGCAGGCACACGATTTCTCAATGCGGGGAATGGCCGGAATTGAAGCGGCAACTATTTCCGGAGCCGGACATTTACTAAGTTTTACCGGAACAGATACGATTCCTGCTATTGAATTTCTGGAACAATATTACAATGCCGATTCTGACACAGAACTGATCGGAGGTTCCGTTGCCGCTACCGAACACAGTGTAATGTGTATGGGAACTAACGAAGGGGAATTCGATACTTTTAAAAGATTAACAACAGAAATTTATCCGAAAGGAATTGTATCGATTGTATCCGATACCTGGGATTTATGGAAAGTGCTAACCGAATACCTTCCGAAATTAAAAGACAGCATAACGTCCCGTGAAGGAAAAGTAGTAATCCGTCCTGATTCCGGAGATCCGATTGCCATTATATGCGGAAACAAAAACGGAAAAACGACAGAAGAACAAAAAGGAGTTATCGAAATCCTTTGGGATATATTCGGCGGTACTGTAAATGATAAAGGATATAAAGAATTAATTCCGCAAATCGGTGCTATTTACGGCGACAGTATTACCGTTGAAAGAGCGACAACAATCTGCGAACAATTAAAACAAAAAGGATTTGCCTCTACAAACATTGTTCTCGGCATCGGTTCTTACACCTATCAATATAATACACGGGATACTTTTGGTTTTGCCATGAAAGCAACATATGGTGAAGTAAACGGAAACGGACGTGCTATCTATAAAGATCCGGTTACTGATGACGGTACTAAAAAATCAGCAAAAGGTTTGATCCAGATTTTCAAAGATGCAAACGGTGTATATCAATTAAAAGACAATTGTACCTGGGAAGAAGAAGCACTTGGTGAATTACGGGAAGTTTTCCGTGACGGTAAATTGCTGATCAATGATAATCTACAGGAAATTCGAAACCGAATCGCATAA
- a CDS encoding ABC transporter ATP-binding protein yields the protein MAKPIIEIKEIKRDFPLGNETVYVLKGIDLTINKGEYVALMGPSGSGKSTLMNILGCLDTPTSGEYILNGKDVSKMDDDELAGIRNKEIGFVFQTFNLLPRTTALDNVALPMVYAGFSKEERMKRATEVLKQVGLGDRMDHKPNQLSGGQRQRVAVARALVNHPSIILADEPTGNLDSRTSVEIMNLFNEIHANGNTVILVTHEEDIAEHAHRIIRLRDGVVESDNRNK from the coding sequence ATGGCTAAACCAATTATAGAAATTAAGGAGATTAAAAGAGACTTTCCTTTAGGTAACGAAACCGTATACGTATTAAAAGGAATAGATTTAACGATAAATAAAGGGGAATACGTGGCATTAATGGGACCATCCGGTTCCGGAAAATCAACATTAATGAACATTTTGGGATGTTTGGATACACCAACATCCGGAGAATACATCCTTAACGGTAAAGATGTAAGTAAAATGGATGATGATGAACTGGCCGGAATCCGAAATAAAGAAATCGGATTTGTATTCCAGACTTTTAACTTATTACCGCGTACAACTGCCTTAGACAATGTAGCGCTACCTATGGTTTATGCCGGATTTTCAAAAGAGGAACGTATGAAACGCGCTACTGAAGTACTGAAACAGGTTGGCTTAGGCGATCGAATGGATCACAAACCCAATCAGCTATCCGGAGGACAACGCCAACGTGTAGCTGTAGCCCGCGCACTGGTTAACCATCCTTCTATCATTCTGGCTGATGAGCCGACCGGTAACCTGGACAGTAGAACTTCCGTAGAAATCATGAATCTTTTTAATGAAATTCACGCCAACGGAAACACCGTTATTCTGGTAACTCACGAAGAAGATATCGCCGAACACGCGCACCGTATTATTCGATTAAGAGACGGAGTTGTAGAAAGCGACAACAGAAATAAATAA